A genomic window from Cydia strobilella chromosome 26, ilCydStro3.1, whole genome shotgun sequence includes:
- the LOC134753140 gene encoding uncharacterized protein LOC134753140 isoform X3 — protein sequence MLAWQMLCERYNNPKRLVTNHMRALFDVEPVPSTPSGLRGLCDNISKHLRSLRSLNVPTENWDLAIIHMLVKKLDSRLQSKWENSVDLRKLPSLQDFKTFLKNRADRLEATSPAVPSDAPSTSKKAMVTTSEPIKVTSKQFKCNQCPYCSSTHYINQCPKFSALNVIARIRAVNKLRLCFNCLSGTHVLTNCRASTCRVCKGKHHTLLHKPNTNTHVGSNPVPTRLPISTLIDEQPSSSQIETTLSNNTLIEKQINNARNRSVFLTTAQVLVRDKHNNVHKMKAFLDNGSQENFITENAAKKLQLNKEQLALNVIGFNEKVSSLLESCDVTLHSLDGTFTTNLSCFITPIICTTNILIPNVQRWHIPSRYKLADDEFNLAQDVDLLIGGEIFFDLLLTGKYKLGPGLPVLRRSRLGWIVTGSVQKKTESAIQCKVTVETQLKKFWEIEEGSAPNLPYDEKQCEDIFLKTHTHNSEGNFEIELPLKQPPTKLGQSRHIAYRRFKTLESKFERNPEFKDKYVNFMREFEQAGHMIQLQDNYDGPCNFLPHQAVFRDSPSTPIRIVFDCSCRTDNGISLNDIQYKGSIIQDELINILLRFRKYQYVINADIQKMYRCIYVKPNQQYLQCIFWRENTHQRLQIYMLTTLSFGLKSAPHIATRCLLQLSNENQHTFPAAAEAIANQFYMDDFIAGGDDENQVAETASQVNEILRGANFTLRKWKSNSEVIIKRVSETHTHQNTHTTEFGDKTHKVLGLAWSSDSDELMYTIKENQISHPITKRKVLGVISSIFDPLGLTGPVIVVAKIFIQKLFKAQLDWDTELTQDLIQEWNTFYRDLFLLNQLKISRCTVIPNYVTIQIHGFCDSSIKAYGAAIYIRSSDRVGNVQVHLLYSKSKISPIQPQTIPNLELCSSLLLATHVDKIKRALKCDVSGINLWSDSKITLCWIKNSNPKLTCFVSNRVTKVLSLTNKHEWSWVRSEDNPADLLSRGVAPGKLETNQLWWSGPAWLTQSPDTWPTHDSESLNHAPEAESDVNITLTLAISTESNDTIQYLFHRWSSDKTLIHVLAYILRFIYNTKNKTRTINPNNKLSGPLSVEELKKSDHALIRHAQMESFPHEYKLLQNNKPVLNKSKILSLHPFMKDGLVRVGGRIGLSHYAYEKKHPLILSHEHALTKLLMANAHIRTLHAGPQLLLSTIRERIWPTKGRMLASKIVNKCVPCFRANPKTTNPIMGNLPPSRVNPSPPFAITGIDYGGPYNIRDRTGRGYKVSKCYIAVFICFATKAIHLELITGLESANFLAALRRFIARRGKPKELDFWRRWSRDYIGTLQERTKWRSARGPSLAVDTVVLVRDERLPPCRWRLGKIVATQPGRDGVTRVAVIRTARGDIQRAFNNICPLPTSGEVI from the exons ATGCTCGCGTGGCAGATGCTTTGTGAACGTTATAATAATCCTAAACGTTTAGTCACCAACCACATGCGAGCCTTGTTCGACGTGGAACCGGTACCGTCAACTCCTTCGGGTCTAAGAGGTCTGTGCGATAATATTTCCAAACATTTGAGATCTTTGCGctcattaaatgtacctaccgaAAATTGGGATCTCGCAATTATTCACATGTTAGTTAAAAAGTTAGACAGTCGATTGCAATCAAAGTGGGAAAACAGTGTTGATTTGAGAAAATTGCCTTCGTTGCAGGATTTCAAAACCTTCCTAAAGAACCGAGCTGACCGGCTGGAAGCGACCAGCCCAGCAGTACCATCGGACGCACCCAGCACTTCCAAGAAGGCCATGGTAACCACGTCCGAACCTATCAAGGTAACCTCCAAACAGTTTAAATGTAACCAGTGTCCGTATTGTTCGAGTACGCATTATATTAATCAGTGTCCAAAGTTTAGTGCATTAAACGTTATCGCGCGCATCCGAGCCGTGAATAAATTACGATTATGCTTTAATTGTTTGTCCGGAACGCATGTCTTAACAAACTGCAGGGCCAGTACATGTCGAGTATGTAAGGGCAAGCATCATACGTTACTACACAAACCAAATACCAACACTCATGTAGGTAGTAACCCCGTACCAACGCGATTACCAATATCAACGTTAATCGACGAACAACCGAGTTCTAGTCAAATCGAGACTACCTTGTCGAATAACACTTTaatcgaaaaacaaataaacaatgcgCGAAATAGGTCAGTTTTCCTTACAACAGCCCAAGTGCTCGTTAGGGATAAGCATAACAATGTGCATAAAATGAAGGCATTTTTAGACAATGGCTCgcaagaaaatttcattaccgaaaacgcggccaaaaagttacaattaaaCAAGGAACAACTTGCCTTAAATGTCATAGGTTTCAATGAAAAAGTGTCTAGCCTTTTAGAATCGTGTGACGTAACATTGCATTCCTTAGACGGAACCTTTACAACGAATTTGTCCTGTTTTATTACGCCTATAATTTGtactaccaacattttaataccaAACGTGCAACGTTGGCACATTCCGTCGCGTTATAAATTAGCTGATGACGAGTTTAACTTAGCTCAAGATGTAGATTTGCTTATCGGTGGGGAGATATTCTTTGATTTACTTCTTACCGGTAAATACAAGCTCGGGCCCGGATTACCGGTTCTGAGACGCTCGCGATTAGGATGGATAGtcacgggttccgtacaaaaaaaaaccgagtctgccattcaatgtaaagttacagtagaaactcaattaaaaaagttttgggaAATAGAGGAGGGTTCCGCACCAAATTTACCCTATGATGAAAAACAATGTGAGGATATATTTCTGAAAACTCACACTCACAACTCTGAGGGTAATTTCGAAATAGAACTTCCATTAAAGCAGCCACCTACCAAGTTAGGTCAATCTAGGCACATAGCATATCGGAGGTTCAAAACATTAGAATCCAAGTTCGAGCGGAACCCcgaatttaaagataaatatgtgAATTTCATGCGCGAGTTCGAACAAGCTGGCCATATGATTCAATTACAAGATAATTATGATGGCCCATGTAATTTTCTACCCCACCAAGCTGTTTTTCGCGACTCCCCCTCAACCCCTATTCGAATTGTTTTCGACTGCTCATGCAGAACTGATAACGGCATTTCTTTGAATGATATCCAATACAAAGGCTCAATAATACAGGACGAACTCATAAATATACTTCTACGATTCCGAAAATACCAATATGTTATTAACGCtgacatacaaaaaatgtacagatgtatttatgttaaaccAAATCAACAATACCTACAATGCATATTTTGGCGGGAAAATACTCACCAACGACTCCAAATTTATATGCTGACCACATTAAGTTTCGGCTTAAAGTCAGCACCACATATTGCAACCAGatgtttgttacaattgtcaaACGAAAACCAACACACATTTCCAGCAGCTGCAGAGGCCATAGCGAACCAGTTCTACATGGACGATTTTATCGCCGGCGGCGACGACGAGAATCAGGTAGCTGAAACTGCATCACAGGTGAACGAGATCCTGCGGGGAGCCAACTTCACGCTGCGGAAATGGAAGTCCAATTCCGAAGTCATCATAAAACGGGTGagcgaaacacacacacaccaaaacacacacacaaccgaATTTGGAGATAAAACACATAAGGTCCTGGGTTTAGCGTGGTCTAGTGACTCAGATGAGCTTATGTATACCATTAAAgaaaaccaaatttcacacccaaTCACCAAAAGAAAGGTACTAGGGGTAATTTCGTCCATTTTCGACCCCCTAGGCTTGACGGGACCAGTAATTGTagtagccaaaatatttattcaaaaattatttaaggctCAATTAGATTGGGATACCGAATTAACACAAGACTTGATCCAAGAATGGAACACATTCTATCgagacttgtttttattaaaccaaTTGAAAATTTCGAGATGTACAGTCATACCCAATTATGTAACGATACAAATTCATGGGTTCTGTGACAGTAGTATTAAAGCCTATGGCGCTGCCATCTATATACGATCAAGCGATAGAGTAGGAAACGTACAAGTTCACCTACTttactcaaaatcaaaaataagtccaatacaaccccaaactattccaaatttggaactttgttccagtttactgctcgcgacacatgtcgacaaaataaaacgagcattaaaatgtgacgtttccggAATCAACCTGTGGTCagattcaaaaataacattatgttggataaaaaatagtaaccctaaattaacttgttttgttaGTAACAGAGTCACAAAAGTATTATCACTTACAAACAAGCACGAGTGGTCATGGGTCCGCTCGGAGGATAACCCCGCCGACCTTTTGTCCCGAGGGGTAGCACCAGGCAAGCTGGAAACCAACCAGTTATGGTGGTCTGGGCCGGCGTGGTTGACCCAAAGTCCGGACACATGGCCGACCCACGATTCTGAGTCACTAAATCATGCACCCGAGGCCGAGAGCGACGTAAACATAACTCTCACCTTGGCTATTAGCACAGAATCTAACGACACGATACAATATCTTTTCCACAGGTGGTCAAGCGATAAAACACTTATtcatgtattagcatacatacttcgatttatatataatacaaaaaataaaactcgaacaattaatccaaataataaattatcaggaCCATTGTCCgtagaagaattaaaaaaatcggatcacgcattaattagacatgcacaaatggaatcattcccacacgaatataaattattgcaaaacaataaaccggttcttaacaaatcaaaaatattatctttacacCCATTCATGAAGGACGGACTCGTTCGCGTAGGCGGACGAATCGGTCTTTCGCATTatgcatatgaaaaaaaacatcctTTAATATTAAGTCACGAGCACGCGCTTACCAAACTACTGATGGCAAACGCACATATACGTACTCTGCACGCTGGCCCTCAGTTATTACTTTCAACTATTCGCGAGCGCATCTGGCCAACAAAAGGTAGGATGTTAGCctcgaaaattgtaaataaatgcgtTCCGTGTTTTAGAGCAAATCCAAAGACTACTAACCCTATAATGGGAAACTTACCCCCCTCAAGGGTAAATCCTTCCCCCCCCTTTGCTATCACGGGTATCGATTATGGAGGAccttataacattagagataggACAGGGCGTGGTTACAAGGTCTCTAAGTGCTATATAgcagtgtttatttgttttgcaacAAAGGCAATTCATCTCGAATTAATTACAGGGCTCGAGTCAGCCAATTTCCTGGCGGCGCTGCGACGATTCATCGCCAGGAGAGGTAAACCGAAGGAGTTG GACTTCTGGCGGCGCTGGTCACGTGACTACATCGGAACGCTGCAGGAACGCACGAAGTGGAGGAGCGCGCGCGGCCCAAGCCTCGCAGTCGACACCGTCGTCCTGGTACGAGACGAGCGTCTGCCGCCCTGCCGGTGGAGGCTGGGCAAGATCGTCGCGACGCAGCCGGGCCGGGATGGCGTCACCAGGGTGGCCGTCATCCGAACCGCCAGAGGGGACATCCAACGCGCGTTCAATAACATTTGTCCATTACCTACTTCGGGTGAAGtcatataa
- the LOC134753140 gene encoding uncharacterized protein LOC134753140 isoform X2 codes for MVTTSEPIKVTSKQFKCNQCPYCSSTHYINQCPKFSALNVIARIRAVNKLRLCFNCLSGTHVLTNCRASTCRVCKGKHHTLLHKPNTNTHVGSNPVPTRLPISTLIDEQPSSSQIETTLSNNTLIEKQINNARNRSVFLTTAQVLVRDKHNNVHKMKAFLDNGSQENFITENAAKKLQLNKEQLALNVIGFNEKVSSLLESCDVTLHSLDGTFTTNLSCFITPIICTTNILIPNVQRWHIPSRYKLADDEFNLAQDVDLLIGGEIFFDLLLTGKYKLGPGLPVLRRSRLGWIVTGSVQKKTESAIQCKVTVETQLKKFWEIEEGSAPNLPYDEKQCEDIFLKTHTHNSEGNFEIELPLKQPPTKLGQSRHIAYRRFKTLESKFERNPEFKDKYVNFMREFEQAGHMIQLQDNYDGPCNFLPHQAVFRDSPSTPIRIVFDCSCRTDNGISLNDIQYKGSIIQDELINILLRFRKYQYVINADIQKMYRCIYVKPNQQYLQCIFWRENTHQRLQIYMLTTLSFGLKSAPHIATRCLLQLSNENQHTFPAAAEAIANQFYMDDFIAGGDDENQVAETASQVNEILRGANFTLRKWKSNSEVIIKRVSETHTHQNTHTTEFGDKTHKVLGLAWSSDSDELMYTIKENQISHPITKRKVLGVISSIFDPLGLTGPVIVVAKIFIQKLFKAQLDWDTELTQDLIQEWNTFYRDLFLLNQLKISRCTVIPNYVTIQIHGFCDSSIKAYGAAIYIRSSDRVGNVQVHLLYSKSKISPIQPQTIPNLELCSSLLLATHVDKIKRALKCDVSGINLWSDSKITLCWIKNSNPKLTCFVSNRVTKVLSLTNKHEWSWVRSEDNPADLLSRGVAPGKLETNQLWWSGPAWLTQSPDTWPTHDSESLNHAPEAESDVNITLTLAISTESNDTIQYLFHRWSSDKTLIHVLAYILRFIYNTKNKTRTINPNNKLSGPLSVEELKKSDHALIRHAQMESFPHEYKLLQNNKPVLNKSKILSLHPFMKDGLVRVGGRIGLSHYAYEKKHPLILSHEHALTKLLMANAHIRTLHAGPQLLLSTIRERIWPTKGRMLASKIVNKCVPCFRANPKTTNPIMGNLPPSRVNPSPPFAITGIDYGGPYNIRDRTGRGYKVSKCYIAVFICFATKAIHLELITGLESANFLAALRRFIARRGKPKELVSDNSTTFHGASNELKDLQKYLQDSSSELVSHCADEGIKWSFIPVYTPHMGSLWESSIKLTKYHLKRVLGLSLLTYEQFVSILYQVESMVNSRPLCPLPSSNPDYPVLTPAHFLIGKAPNSLPDEDYNHVPKNRLTHYQLLQQITQDFWRRWSRDYIGTLQERTKWRSARGPSLAVDTVVLVRDERLPPCRWRLGKIVATQPGRDGVTRVAVIRTARGDIQRAFNNICPLPTSGEVI; via the coding sequence ATGGTAACCACGTCCGAACCTATCAAGGTAACCTCCAAACAGTTTAAATGTAACCAGTGTCCGTATTGTTCGAGTACGCATTATATTAATCAGTGTCCAAAGTTTAGTGCATTAAACGTTATCGCGCGCATCCGAGCCGTGAATAAATTACGATTATGCTTTAATTGTTTGTCCGGAACGCATGTCTTAACAAACTGCAGGGCCAGTACATGTCGAGTATGTAAGGGCAAGCATCATACGTTACTACACAAACCAAATACCAACACTCATGTAGGTAGTAACCCCGTACCAACGCGATTACCAATATCAACGTTAATCGACGAACAACCGAGTTCTAGTCAAATCGAGACTACCTTGTCGAATAACACTTTaatcgaaaaacaaataaacaatgcgCGAAATAGGTCAGTTTTCCTTACAACAGCCCAAGTGCTCGTTAGGGATAAGCATAACAATGTGCATAAAATGAAGGCATTTTTAGACAATGGCTCgcaagaaaatttcattaccgaaaacgcggccaaaaagttacaattaaaCAAGGAACAACTTGCCTTAAATGTCATAGGTTTCAATGAAAAAGTGTCTAGCCTTTTAGAATCGTGTGACGTAACATTGCATTCCTTAGACGGAACCTTTACAACGAATTTGTCCTGTTTTATTACGCCTATAATTTGtactaccaacattttaataccaAACGTGCAACGTTGGCACATTCCGTCGCGTTATAAATTAGCTGATGACGAGTTTAACTTAGCTCAAGATGTAGATTTGCTTATCGGTGGGGAGATATTCTTTGATTTACTTCTTACCGGTAAATACAAGCTCGGGCCCGGATTACCGGTTCTGAGACGCTCGCGATTAGGATGGATAGtcacgggttccgtacaaaaaaaaaccgagtctgccattcaatgtaaagttacagtagaaactcaattaaaaaagttttgggaAATAGAGGAGGGTTCCGCACCAAATTTACCCTATGATGAAAAACAATGTGAGGATATATTTCTGAAAACTCACACTCACAACTCTGAGGGTAATTTCGAAATAGAACTTCCATTAAAGCAGCCACCTACCAAGTTAGGTCAATCTAGGCACATAGCATATCGGAGGTTCAAAACATTAGAATCCAAGTTCGAGCGGAACCCcgaatttaaagataaatatgtgAATTTCATGCGCGAGTTCGAACAAGCTGGCCATATGATTCAATTACAAGATAATTATGATGGCCCATGTAATTTTCTACCCCACCAAGCTGTTTTTCGCGACTCCCCCTCAACCCCTATTCGAATTGTTTTCGACTGCTCATGCAGAACTGATAACGGCATTTCTTTGAATGATATCCAATACAAAGGCTCAATAATACAGGACGAACTCATAAATATACTTCTACGATTCCGAAAATACCAATATGTTATTAACGCtgacatacaaaaaatgtacagatgtatttatgttaaaccAAATCAACAATACCTACAATGCATATTTTGGCGGGAAAATACTCACCAACGACTCCAAATTTATATGCTGACCACATTAAGTTTCGGCTTAAAGTCAGCACCACATATTGCAACCAGatgtttgttacaattgtcaaACGAAAACCAACACACATTTCCAGCAGCTGCAGAGGCCATAGCGAACCAGTTCTACATGGACGATTTTATCGCCGGCGGCGACGACGAGAATCAGGTAGCTGAAACTGCATCACAGGTGAACGAGATCCTGCGGGGAGCCAACTTCACGCTGCGGAAATGGAAGTCCAATTCCGAAGTCATCATAAAACGGGTGagcgaaacacacacacaccaaaacacacacacaaccgaATTTGGAGATAAAACACATAAGGTCCTGGGTTTAGCGTGGTCTAGTGACTCAGATGAGCTTATGTATACCATTAAAgaaaaccaaatttcacacccaaTCACCAAAAGAAAGGTACTAGGGGTAATTTCGTCCATTTTCGACCCCCTAGGCTTGACGGGACCAGTAATTGTagtagccaaaatatttattcaaaaattatttaaggctCAATTAGATTGGGATACCGAATTAACACAAGACTTGATCCAAGAATGGAACACATTCTATCgagacttgtttttattaaaccaaTTGAAAATTTCGAGATGTACAGTCATACCCAATTATGTAACGATACAAATTCATGGGTTCTGTGACAGTAGTATTAAAGCCTATGGCGCTGCCATCTATATACGATCAAGCGATAGAGTAGGAAACGTACAAGTTCACCTACTttactcaaaatcaaaaataagtccaatacaaccccaaactattccaaatttggaactttgttccagtttactgctcgcgacacatgtcgacaaaataaaacgagcattaaaatgtgacgtttccggAATCAACCTGTGGTCagattcaaaaataacattatgttggataaaaaatagtaaccctaaattaacttgttttgttaGTAACAGAGTCACAAAAGTATTATCACTTACAAACAAGCACGAGTGGTCATGGGTCCGCTCGGAGGATAACCCCGCCGACCTTTTGTCCCGAGGGGTAGCACCAGGCAAGCTGGAAACCAACCAGTTATGGTGGTCTGGGCCGGCGTGGTTGACCCAAAGTCCGGACACATGGCCGACCCACGATTCTGAGTCACTAAATCATGCACCCGAGGCCGAGAGCGACGTAAACATAACTCTCACCTTGGCTATTAGCACAGAATCTAACGACACGATACAATATCTTTTCCACAGGTGGTCAAGCGATAAAACACTTATtcatgtattagcatacatacttcgatttatatataatacaaaaaataaaactcgaacaattaatccaaataataaattatcaggaCCATTGTCCgtagaagaattaaaaaaatcggatcacgcattaattagacatgcacaaatggaatcattcccacacgaatataaattattgcaaaacaataaaccggttcttaacaaatcaaaaatattatctttacacCCATTCATGAAGGACGGACTCGTTCGCGTAGGCGGACGAATCGGTCTTTCGCATTatgcatatgaaaaaaaacatcctTTAATATTAAGTCACGAGCACGCGCTTACCAAACTACTGATGGCAAACGCACATATACGTACTCTGCACGCTGGCCCTCAGTTATTACTTTCAACTATTCGCGAGCGCATCTGGCCAACAAAAGGTAGGATGTTAGCctcgaaaattgtaaataaatgcgtTCCGTGTTTTAGAGCAAATCCAAAGACTACTAACCCTATAATGGGAAACTTACCCCCCTCAAGGGTAAATCCTTCCCCCCCCTTTGCTATCACGGGTATCGATTATGGAGGAccttataacattagagataggACAGGGCGTGGTTACAAGGTCTCTAAGTGCTATATAgcagtgtttatttgttttgcaacAAAGGCAATTCATCTCGAATTAATTACAGGGCTCGAGTCAGCCAATTTCCTGGCGGCGCTGCGACGATTCATCGCCAGGAGAGGTAAACCGAAGGAGTTGGTGAGTGACAATTCAACAACCTTTCATGGGGCTAGTAACGAGctaaaagatttacaaaaatacctacaggacAGCTCGAGCGAGCTAGTATCTCATTGCGCAGACGAGGGCATAAAATGGAGTTTTATTCCTGTCTATACACCTCATATGGGGTCCCTATgggaatctagtataaaacttaccaaatatcatttaaaaagagtGTTAGGGTTATCTTTGTTAACTTACGAACAATTTGTATCAATCCTATATCAGGTAGAATCTATGGTAAATTCTAGGCCACTATGTCCCTTACCTAGTTCAAATCCTGACTATCCTGTCCTTACGCCAGCTCACTTTTTAATTGGAAAAGCACCAAATTCACTTCCGGACGAAGATTATAACCATGTACCAAAGAACCGATTAACTCACTATCAACTTTTGCAACAAATCACGCAGGACTTCTGGCGGCGCTGGTCACGTGACTACATCGGAACGCTGCAGGAACGCACGAAGTGGAGGAGCGCGCGCGGCCCAAGCCTCGCAGTCGACACCGTCGTCCTGGTACGAGACGAGCGTCTGCCGCCCTGCCGGTGGAGGCTGGGCAAGATCGTCGCGACGCAGCCGGGCCGGGATGGCGTCACCAGGGTGGCCGTCATCCGAACCGCCAGAGGGGACATCCAACGCGCGTTCAATAACATTTGTCCATTACCTACTTCGGGTGAAGtcatataa
- the LOC134753140 gene encoding uncharacterized protein LOC134753140 isoform X4, whose protein sequence is MDDFIAGGDDENQVAETASQVNEILRGANFTLRKWKSNSEVIIKRVSETHTHQNTHTTEFGDKTHKVLGLAWSSDSDELMYTIKENQISHPITKRKVLGVISSIFDPLGLTGPVIVVAKIFIQKLFKAQLDWDTELTQDLIQEWNTFYRDLFLLNQLKISRCTVIPNYVTIQIHGFCDSSIKAYGAAIYIRSSDRVGNVQVHLLYSKSKISPIQPQTIPNLELCSSLLLATHVDKIKRALKCDVSGINLWSDSKITLCWIKNSNPKLTCFVSNRVTKVLSLTNKHEWSWVRSEDNPADLLSRGVAPGKLETNQLWWSGPAWLTQSPDTWPTHDSESLNHAPEAESDVNITLTLAISTESNDTIQYLFHRWSSDKTLIHVLAYILRFIYNTKNKTRTINPNNKLSGPLSVEELKKSDHALIRHAQMESFPHEYKLLQNNKPVLNKSKILSLHPFMKDGLVRVGGRIGLSHYAYEKKHPLILSHEHALTKLLMANAHIRTLHAGPQLLLSTIRERIWPTKGRMLASKIVNKCVPCFRANPKTTNPIMGNLPPSRVNPSPPFAITGIDYGGPYNIRDRTGRGYKVSKCYIAVFICFATKAIHLELITGLESANFLAALRRFIARRGKPKELVSDNSTTFHGASNELKDLQKYLQDSSSELVSHCADEGIKWSFIPVYTPHMGSLWESSIKLTKYHLKRVLGLSLLTYEQFVSILYQVESMVNSRPLCPLPSSNPDYPVLTPAHFLIGKAPNSLPDEDYNHVPKNRLTHYQLLQQITQDFWRRWSRDYIGTLQERTKWRSARGPSLAVDTVVLVRDERLPPCRWRLGKIVATQPGRDGVTRVAVIRTARGDIQRAFNNICPLPTSGEVI, encoded by the coding sequence ATGGACGATTTTATCGCCGGCGGCGACGACGAGAATCAGGTAGCTGAAACTGCATCACAGGTGAACGAGATCCTGCGGGGAGCCAACTTCACGCTGCGGAAATGGAAGTCCAATTCCGAAGTCATCATAAAACGGGTGagcgaaacacacacacaccaaaacacacacacaaccgaATTTGGAGATAAAACACATAAGGTCCTGGGTTTAGCGTGGTCTAGTGACTCAGATGAGCTTATGTATACCATTAAAgaaaaccaaatttcacacccaaTCACCAAAAGAAAGGTACTAGGGGTAATTTCGTCCATTTTCGACCCCCTAGGCTTGACGGGACCAGTAATTGTagtagccaaaatatttattcaaaaattatttaaggctCAATTAGATTGGGATACCGAATTAACACAAGACTTGATCCAAGAATGGAACACATTCTATCgagacttgtttttattaaaccaaTTGAAAATTTCGAGATGTACAGTCATACCCAATTATGTAACGATACAAATTCATGGGTTCTGTGACAGTAGTATTAAAGCCTATGGCGCTGCCATCTATATACGATCAAGCGATAGAGTAGGAAACGTACAAGTTCACCTACTttactcaaaatcaaaaataagtccaatacaaccccaaactattccaaatttggaactttgttccagtttactgctcgcgacacatgtcgacaaaataaaacgagcattaaaatgtgacgtttccggAATCAACCTGTGGTCagattcaaaaataacattatgttggataaaaaatagtaaccctaaattaacttgttttgttaGTAACAGAGTCACAAAAGTATTATCACTTACAAACAAGCACGAGTGGTCATGGGTCCGCTCGGAGGATAACCCCGCCGACCTTTTGTCCCGAGGGGTAGCACCAGGCAAGCTGGAAACCAACCAGTTATGGTGGTCTGGGCCGGCGTGGTTGACCCAAAGTCCGGACACATGGCCGACCCACGATTCTGAGTCACTAAATCATGCACCCGAGGCCGAGAGCGACGTAAACATAACTCTCACCTTGGCTATTAGCACAGAATCTAACGACACGATACAATATCTTTTCCACAGGTGGTCAAGCGATAAAACACTTATtcatgtattagcatacatacttcgatttatatataatacaaaaaataaaactcgaacaattaatccaaataataaattatcaggaCCATTGTCCgtagaagaattaaaaaaatcggatcacgcattaattagacatgcacaaatggaatcattcccacacgaatataaattattgcaaaacaataaaccggttcttaacaaatcaaaaatattatctttacacCCATTCATGAAGGACGGACTCGTTCGCGTAGGCGGACGAATCGGTCTTTCGCATTatgcatatgaaaaaaaacatcctTTAATATTAAGTCACGAGCACGCGCTTACCAAACTACTGATGGCAAACGCACATATACGTACTCTGCACGCTGGCCCTCAGTTATTACTTTCAACTATTCGCGAGCGCATCTGGCCAACAAAAGGTAGGATGTTAGCctcgaaaattgtaaataaatgcgtTCCGTGTTTTAGAGCAAATCCAAAGACTACTAACCCTATAATGGGAAACTTACCCCCCTCAAGGGTAAATCCTTCCCCCCCCTTTGCTATCACGGGTATCGATTATGGAGGAccttataacattagagataggACAGGGCGTGGTTACAAGGTCTCTAAGTGCTATATAgcagtgtttatttgttttgcaacAAAGGCAATTCATCTCGAATTAATTACAGGGCTCGAGTCAGCCAATTTCCTGGCGGCGCTGCGACGATTCATCGCCAGGAGAGGTAAACCGAAGGAGTTGGTGAGTGACAATTCAACAACCTTTCATGGGGCTAGTAACGAGctaaaagatttacaaaaatacctacaggacAGCTCGAGCGAGCTAGTATCTCATTGCGCAGACGAGGGCATAAAATGGAGTTTTATTCCTGTCTATACACCTCATATGGGGTCCCTATgggaatctagtataaaacttaccaaatatcatttaaaaagagtGTTAGGGTTATCTTTGTTAACTTACGAACAATTTGTATCAATCCTATATCAGGTAGAATCTATGGTAAATTCTAGGCCACTATGTCCCTTACCTAGTTCAAATCCTGACTATCCTGTCCTTACGCCAGCTCACTTTTTAATTGGAAAAGCACCAAATTCACTTCCGGACGAAGATTATAACCATGTACCAAAGAACCGATTAACTCACTATCAACTTTTGCAACAAATCACGCAGGACTTCTGGCGGCGCTGGTCACGTGACTACATCGGAACGCTGCAGGAACGCACGAAGTGGAGGAGCGCGCGCGGCCCAAGCCTCGCAGTCGACACCGTCGTCCTGGTACGAGACGAGCGTCTGCCGCCCTGCCGGTGGAGGCTGGGCAAGATCGTCGCGACGCAGCCGGGCCGGGATGGCGTCACCAGGGTGGCCGTCATCCGAACCGCCAGAGGGGACATCCAACGCGCGTTCAATAACATTTGTCCATTACCTACTTCGGGTGAAGtcatataa